Proteins co-encoded in one Meiothermus sp. genomic window:
- the lpxA gene encoding acyl-ACP--UDP-N-acetylglucosamine O-acyltransferase encodes MSRVAIHPTAVVSPKAHLASDVKIGPYAVIEGPCELGPGVEIGPHAVVHPFVRLAAGVKVGPHAVLGGEPQDLSYKGQETWLEVGAGTVLREGVVLHRSTREEQPTRIGSDCYLMGYVHVGHDAQVGNGVILTQNVAVAGHVEIGDYAVVGGLAGIHQFVRIGTRAMVGALSKPTRDILPFSLAEGSPALHYRLNTVGLRRAGVSKERYRALEQAFRAVREGRPLDDLPDTEEVRTLKAFLAAPSKRNLSGFVRGGSSFED; translated from the coding sequence GTGAGCCGAGTGGCCATTCATCCTACCGCGGTGGTCTCGCCCAAGGCGCACCTGGCCTCCGACGTGAAGATTGGGCCTTATGCCGTAATTGAAGGCCCTTGCGAGCTTGGCCCTGGGGTGGAGATCGGGCCGCACGCGGTGGTTCACCCTTTTGTACGGCTTGCGGCAGGCGTTAAGGTAGGGCCCCATGCGGTGCTGGGGGGCGAGCCGCAGGATCTGAGCTACAAGGGCCAGGAGACCTGGCTCGAGGTGGGCGCGGGCACGGTATTGCGCGAGGGGGTGGTCTTGCACCGCTCTACTCGAGAAGAGCAGCCCACCCGCATCGGTTCGGACTGCTACCTGATGGGCTATGTGCACGTAGGCCACGATGCCCAGGTGGGCAATGGGGTCATCCTGACCCAGAACGTGGCAGTGGCCGGGCACGTGGAGATTGGCGATTATGCGGTGGTAGGTGGGCTGGCCGGCATCCACCAGTTTGTGCGCATTGGAACCCGGGCCATGGTGGGCGCCCTCTCCAAGCCGACCCGCGACATCCTGCCCTTTTCGTTGGCGGAGGGCAGCCCGGCCTTGCACTACCGGCTCAACACGGTGGGACTACGCCGGGCCGGGGTTAGCAAAGAGCGCTACCGGGCCCTCGAGCAAGCCTTTCGCGCCGTGCGCGAAGGCCGGCCCTTAGACGACCTGCCCGATACGGAAGAGGTGCGAACCCTGAAGGCCTTTTTAGCAGCCCCCTCCAAACGCAACCTGTCGGGCTTTGTGCGGGGAGGGTCGAGCTTCGAAGACTAA
- the fabZ gene encoding 3-hydroxyacyl-ACP dehydratase FabZ: MDIYEILKFLPHRYPFLLIDRVLEADEKRFRALKNVTFNEPHFQGHFPGYPIMPGVLLIEAMAQGSVAVVTRQPEFKPGGLVFLVGVEEARFKKPVVPGDTLVLEGELLAYRRGLGKVKVEARVEGELRAEATLTFVLRDAGGAAS, encoded by the coding sequence GTGGACATTTACGAAATCCTCAAGTTTCTGCCACATCGCTATCCCTTCTTGCTGATTGACCGGGTCTTGGAGGCCGACGAGAAGCGCTTTCGGGCGCTCAAGAACGTGACCTTCAACGAGCCCCATTTCCAGGGGCACTTTCCCGGCTATCCCATCATGCCCGGCGTGCTGCTGATCGAGGCCATGGCCCAGGGCTCGGTGGCGGTGGTCACCCGGCAGCCCGAGTTCAAGCCGGGGGGGCTGGTGTTTTTGGTAGGGGTCGAAGAGGCCCGTTTCAAAAAGCCGGTGGTGCCCGGTGATACCCTGGTGTTGGAAGGCGAACTGCTGGCCTACCGGCGGGGCCTGGGCAAGGTAAAGGTTGAGGCCAGGGTGGAGGGCGAGCTGCGGGCCGAGGCCACCCTGACCTTTGTTTTGCGGGACGCGGGGGGCGCGGCCTCGTGA
- a CDS encoding Gfo/Idh/MocA family protein translates to MELNVGVVGVGVMGTYHAQVYAGLPGVRLVGVADPDPFRQAAIEQDLEVPAFSRPEELLGKVQAVSIASPTSLHYEQARMFLEAGVHVLLEKPMTRTMQEARELVRLAERRGVILQVGHIVRFYRAVGDLMNMVNTPWVLEARRMGNNRRIRDIGVVLDLMIHDLDLVLLLLREKPLRYSVVGRQVEGLDEYAQAVVDFPSGARALFTASRISPQAERSLTITQPGEVLRLDFNSEYTELSLHRSPPVQPDPDRVEPNGRTQVQTERIAIHNDNPLRRQLKHFVDRIQKGEPSLATLEDDLQALELALELSSALQPVMAR, encoded by the coding sequence GTTCGATTGGTAGGGGTGGCCGATCCCGACCCCTTTCGCCAGGCCGCCATCGAGCAGGACTTGGAAGTGCCGGCCTTTTCCAGACCCGAAGAGCTACTAGGAAAGGTACAGGCCGTCTCGATTGCCTCGCCAACTTCCCTCCACTACGAACAAGCGCGCATGTTTTTAGAGGCCGGGGTGCATGTGCTCTTGGAAAAGCCCATGACCCGTACCATGCAAGAAGCCCGGGAGCTGGTGCGGCTGGCCGAAAGACGGGGGGTGATTTTGCAGGTAGGGCATATCGTGCGCTTCTACCGAGCGGTGGGCGACCTCATGAATATGGTCAATACCCCTTGGGTGCTGGAAGCCCGCCGCATGGGCAACAATCGCCGGATCCGGGACATCGGGGTGGTGCTCGACCTGATGATCCACGACCTGGACTTGGTGCTGCTGCTTTTACGGGAAAAACCCCTGCGCTACAGCGTGGTAGGGCGGCAGGTGGAAGGGTTGGACGAGTATGCCCAGGCGGTGGTGGATTTCCCCTCGGGGGCGCGGGCGCTTTTTACGGCCAGCCGAATCTCCCCCCAAGCCGAACGCTCCCTGACCATAACCCAGCCCGGCGAGGTGCTGCGGCTGGACTTTAACAGCGAGTACACCGAGCTTTCGCTACACCGTTCACCGCCCGTACAACCCGACCCCGACCGGGTGGAGCCCAATGGACGCACCCAGGTGCAGACCGAGCGAATTGCCATCCACAACGACAACCCCTTGCGCCGCCAGCTCAAACACTTTGTAGATCGGATTCAGAAGGGGGAACCCTCGCTAGCCACCCTCGAGGACGACCTACAAGCCCTCGAGCTGGCCCTGGAACTCTCGAGCGCCTTGCAGCCGGTGATGGCTCGGTAA
- a CDS encoding sugar synthetase, with product MLDEILLLTNGPGELSTWVPPVLSRLRREEPGARIELFLIRDQFAAGTEQRKAQGLELDALSGRSELVRRLLRGKAKGRGVVLMLGGAPRDAIWLGRATGYPAFSYTFDAKAFHPGLRAVLVDSERTRSAMQARGADPSRVVVVGNLVVDALNEASQQPTQPADVLLFAGSRPFAARYLLGFLLAAAEQMAAQRPGLRFAWVKSRLLPETVVQEALGAEWIRDMGGVGATWVGEALRTQHGLEVAVLDEPERYAAMRQASLAITIPGTNTLELALAGLPSLVILPLHKPELLPLEGIWHWLLNLPGARPLKQSFVRGLVSRIPHLALPNQWLNERVFPELRGVFSPTEVAVAGLELLAPGRASEVRAQLERLEARPGADKLVAYVLANS from the coding sequence ATGCTAGACGAGATTCTTCTGCTGACCAACGGCCCTGGTGAGCTTTCGACCTGGGTGCCGCCGGTGTTGTCGCGCTTGCGACGAGAAGAGCCCGGGGCCCGCATTGAGCTCTTTCTGATCCGGGATCAGTTTGCCGCCGGAACCGAACAACGTAAGGCTCAAGGGCTAGAGCTGGACGCCCTTTCGGGCCGCTCGGAGCTGGTTCGACGATTACTGCGGGGCAAAGCCAAAGGCCGAGGGGTGGTGCTGATGCTGGGGGGCGCACCGCGCGATGCGATCTGGCTAGGCAGGGCTACGGGGTATCCGGCCTTTTCCTACACCTTCGATGCCAAGGCTTTTCACCCTGGCCTGCGGGCGGTGTTGGTCGACTCTGAGCGTACCCGAAGCGCCATGCAAGCTCGAGGAGCCGACCCCAGCCGTGTGGTAGTGGTGGGGAATCTGGTGGTGGATGCCCTGAACGAAGCTTCCCAGCAACCCACCCAGCCCGCCGATGTGCTGTTATTTGCGGGCAGCCGCCCCTTTGCAGCCCGTTACCTGCTGGGTTTCTTGCTGGCGGCAGCCGAGCAGATGGCCGCCCAGAGGCCAGGGCTTCGCTTTGCCTGGGTCAAGAGCCGGCTCTTGCCGGAGACCGTGGTGCAGGAGGCCCTGGGGGCTGAGTGGATCAGAGATATGGGCGGCGTGGGGGCTACCTGGGTTGGGGAGGCCTTGCGTACCCAGCATGGCCTCGAGGTGGCCGTACTGGACGAGCCTGAGCGCTATGCGGCCATGCGCCAGGCCTCGCTGGCCATTACCATTCCGGGCACCAACACCCTCGAGCTGGCCCTGGCCGGTCTGCCTTCCCTGGTTATACTGCCCCTGCATAAGCCAGAGCTGCTGCCTTTGGAGGGCATCTGGCACTGGCTTTTGAACCTGCCGGGAGCCAGACCCCTCAAGCAAAGCTTTGTGCGGGGCCTGGTCTCGCGTATTCCCCACCTGGCCCTGCCCAACCAGTGGCTGAATGAGCGGGTTTTCCCCGAACTGCGGGGGGTTTTTAGCCCCACCGAGGTAGCGGTCGCAGGGTTGGAGCTGCTGGCCCCAGGGCGGGCCTCGGAAGTCCGGGCTCAACTCGAGCGCCTCGAGGCCCGGCCCGGAGCCGATAAGCTGGTGGCGTATGTACTGGCTAACTCCTAG